The Chaetodon trifascialis isolate fChaTrf1 chromosome 16, fChaTrf1.hap1, whole genome shotgun sequence genome includes a region encoding these proteins:
- the gng8 gene encoding guanine nucleotide-binding protein G(I)/G(S)/G(O) subunit gamma-8 produces the protein MSNNMAKIADARKTVEQLKLEVNIERMMVSKAAADLMAYCETHAKEDPLVTPVPSSENPFREKKLFCVIL, from the exons ATGTCCAACAACATGGCCAAGATTGCAGATGCCCGAAAGACTGTAGAACAACTGAAACTGGAGGTCAACATAGAGAGGATGATG GTatccaaagcagcagctgatctgATGGCCTACTGTGAAACTCACGCCAAAGAGGACCCTCTAGTCACACCAGTACCTTCTTCTGAGAACCCATTTCGAGAGAAGAAATTATTCTGTGTAATATTATAA
- the tmem45b gene encoding transmembrane protein 45B, whose protein sequence is MANFGGHAIPGSFFLLFGFWITVKYILQHYWRTNQPKGRLITPPFMKKMDYFEGGFSIFASFVGIMVEQFVVDGPHAHLYDKETDSWVKLMNWQHGTMYLFFGIYGIVLVGSTASKLVPAGVDCLALSLALFVEGFLFYYHVAHRPMLDAHIHSLLLMAVFGGSASTMLEVFIRDNIILELFRGCLFILQGSWFYQIGFVLYPLSGPEWDLELHGNVMFITMCFCWHLAMAMFLVGCTSSVVWFTVKRCSGRGRDIEIGMRNTSSKSNSQKALLEDSDEE, encoded by the exons ATGGCCAACTTCGGGGGACATGCCATTCCTGGCTCCTTTTTCCTGCTCTTTGGCTTTTGGATAACAGTGAAATACATTCTCCAACACTACTGGAGGACAAATCAGCCTAAAGGAAGACTGATCACGCCGCCATTCATGAAAAAAATGGACTACTTTGAGGGAGGATTTTCAATCTTTGCTTCATTTGTTG GTATTATGGTTGAACAGTTTGTGGTGGATGGGCCACATGCCCACCTCTACGACAAAGAGACAGATTCATGGGTCAAACTGATGAACTGGCAGCACGGCACCATGTATCTGTTCTTTGGGATCTATGGAATAGTACTGGTTGGCAGTACTGCGTCCAAACTGGTGCCAGCTGGTGTTGACTGCCTTGCTCTCTCCTTGGCTCTTTTTGTTGAAG GGTTTCTGTTCTATTACCACGTGGCACATCGGCCCATGCTGGATGCTCACATCCACTCCCTGCTGCTCATGGCTGTGTTTGGCGGATCGGCCAGCACCATGTTGGAGGTGTTCATCAGAGACAACATTATTTTGGAGCTGTTCAGAGGATGCCTGTTCATCCTGCAGGGCTCGTGGTTCTACCAG ATTGGATTTGTACTTTACCCATTAAGTGGACCAGAGTGGGACCTGGAACTGCACGGCAACGTCATGTTTATTACTATGTGCTTCTGCTGGCATTTAGCTATGGCCATGTTTTTAGTCGGCTGCACCTCCTCTGTGGTTTGGTT CACAGTGAAGCGATGCTCAGGAAGGGGGCGGGACATAGAGATTGGAATGCGAAACACATCCTCCAAATCAAACTCCCAGAAGGCTTTGCTTGAAGACTCAGATGAAGAGTGA
- the nfrkb gene encoding nuclear factor related to kappa-B-binding protein isoform X1 → MCFSVRNTSRFAQRRRMDALTDMLTDPLDPKEENDGQITEECMLGNCRVNLPEDLLEDPEIFFSVMSESTWSEVLSDSQRQHLRQFLPQFPDNNVAEQDSTISDLFNNRDFNFGNPLHLAQKLFRDGYFNPEVVKYRQLCAKSQRKRHLYSLQQYYHRLLKQILVSRKELLEFALHNGLDFPPKRKLPSKTHAEMREPRVRRRLSRILKEVKTECGDSNASSDDDDISLWTPAPQSPSSPTPVSLRVLPSLSTQDMKISEKIELGEQDLKAMLQNHREKRKRQPDHPDLMTSDIHLGDILSRTNIGRKGAMPLFDLSLPKKKIKDERRKKKMRTIKVESEDPCEILAPSDTPSAPPANIINSLPDTPSTPLPNIKEEIVEESQSSPVTVEEIAVSFFSLLENILRADSLCSTSMLEDKVQMWQSSAASSLNVWFSAVPCWSDLVLQALQFLAGETKDGMMALPSGFAPFVEFADESQQWRWIGPTQDTEKDLSALCQLWLDSKDLVVKTENEDMLEITSPTPRVSTDYVVRPSTGDERQVFQIQEQQRYNQPHKAFTFRMHGFESVVGPVKGVFDKEMSLNKAREHTLLRSDRPPYVTILSLVRDAAARLPNGEGTRAEICELLKDSQFLAPDVTSAQVNTVVSGALDRLHYEKDPCVKYDIGRKLWIYLHRSRSQEEFERIHQAQAAAAKARKALQQKPKPASKPKSGSKDGGSKTPGCLEAGQEIGSIPMSPTPTTPTINTPGTPKSPLPCVATTPTKTGVPDTIKSSPGVLLVSPPSLPQLGAILPSSQAGPAASQAVTSQHSARIVSHLAAGSLPQVRVVSAQPGLGSSAGSQQATLVHQTPHQIRMPVSVAAKGISQAVVSVPLRSQSSSSPVQAPTTLSVSAVAVAKPHTGSPGSPANNPASPAVLQGVASPNIKQVSITGQLGMKTPGGAGIPITATNLRIQGKDVLRLPPSSITTDAKGQTVLRITPDMMATLAKSPVATVKLTPDFLSTATTGSKSISATLHVTPPHPSPSSASSATSCTGEIQTSKAGPVASTLLKAAGDTAIRLMPTLAVTVGDQKSRTFSTVSSPDKSGATIRIMPGLGVIPQKQGQTITMTTTTGGKPLTASTCANVVTMPASVVAGAKGITVAPGASGSPLTLGTATATVRQVPATVVTTQTGKLPARITVPLSVLNQPLKSKSVVTTPIVKGSLNTNISSLGRNIILTTMPAGTKLIAGNKPVSFVTAQQLQQLQQQGQATQVRIQTVQAQQLQQHMAAGSPKSVSTVVVTTAPSPKCSTDPPPAPHQ, encoded by the exons atgtgtttttctgtgcgAAATACTTCAAGGtttgcacagaggaggagaatggaTGCCCTCACCGACATGCTTACTGATCCTCTTGATCCAAAAGAAGAAAACGATGGACAAATCACAGAGGAATGCATGCTGGGGAACTGTAGGGTGAACCTCCCAGAGGACCTGCTTGAGGAC CCTGAAATCTTCTTCTCTGTGATGAGCGAAAGCACCTGGAGTGAAGTACTGTCGGATTCCCAAAGGCAGCATCTTCGTCAGTTCTTGCCACAGTTTCCTGACAACAATGTTGCAGAGCAGGACAGCACCATCAGCGACCTATTCAACAACAGAGACTTTAACTTCGGAAATCCCCTTCATCTTGCACAAAAATTATTCAGAG ATGGTTACTTCAATCCTGAGGTGGTGAAGTACAGACAACTTTGTGCCAAGTCGCAGAGAAAGCGACACTTGTACTCCCTTCAGCAGTATTACCACAGACTGTTGAAGCAGATCCTCGTTTCCAGAAAG gagctgctggagtTCGCGCTTCACAATGGTCTGGACTTTCCACCAAAAAGAAAGTTACCGTCCAAGACTCATGCTGAAATGCGGGAGCCAAGGGTGAGAAGAAGATTGAGCCGCATATTGAAGGAAGTCAAAACTGAGTGTGGAGATAGCAATGCTTCATCTGATGATGACG ACATTTCATTATGGACTCCGGCACCACAGTCCCCTTCCTCTCCGACGCCTGTCTCGCTCAGAGTTCTTCCCAGCCTCTCCACCCAGGACATGAAGATTAGTG AAAAAATAGAACTAGGGGAGCAGGACTTGAAGGCCATGCTGCAAAACCATCGAGAGAAGAGGAAGCGACAGCCA GACCATCCAGACTTGATGACGTCTGATATTCACCTTGGAGACATACTCTCAAGAACGAATATTGGTCGGAAGGGGGCTATGC cactCTTTGATCTGTCTCTGCCTAAGAAGAAGATaaaagatgagaggaggaagaagaaaatgaggacCATAAAAGTGGAATCTGAGGATCCCTGTGAAATTCTTGCCCCTTCAGACactccatcagctccaccaGCCAACATCATCAACTCCCTGCCGGACACACCCTCTACTCCACTGCCCAACATCAAGGAGGA AATTGTGGAGGAGTCTCAGAGCAGCCCGGTTACAGTCGAGGAAATAGCCGTCAGCTTCTTCAGCTTGTTGGAGAACATCTTAAGGGCAGACAGTCTTTGCAGTACTTCAATG TTGGAGGACAAAGTTCAAATGTGGCAGTCGTCTGCAGCCAGCTCGCTCAACGTGTGGTTTTCGGCCGTGCCTTGTTGGTCTGACTTGGTTCTTCAAGCCCTGCAGTTCCTTGCGGGAGAGACTAAAG ATGGCATGATGGCGCTGCCCAGTGGCTTTGCTCCATTTGTGGAATTTGCTGATGAATCTCAGCAGTGGAGGTGGATTG GCCCCACTCAGGATACAGAGAAGGATCTCAGtgctctctgtcagctgtggCTGGACTCCAAAGATTTAGTTGTCAAG acagaaaatgaggacATGCTGGAGATTACTTCTCCCACACCAAGAGT TTCAACTGATTATGTGGTGCGACCCAGCACTGGAGATGAGAGACAAGTGTTTCAAATCCAG GAGCAGCAGCGATACAACCAGCCGCATAAAGCTTTCACCTTTCGAATGCACGGCTTTGAATCTGTGGTGGGGCCGGTTAAAGGGGTGTTTGATAAAGAGATGTCTCTCAACAAAGCCAGGGAGCACACGCTGCTCCGCTCAGACCGTCCACCATACGTCACCATTCTCTCTCTGG TGCGGGACGCAGCGGCCAGGTTACCCAATGGAGAAGGAACAAGGGCAGAGATCTGCGAACTGTTGAAAGACTCACAGTTTCTTGCTCCAGATGTCACCAGTGCACAG GTGAACACGGTTGTGAGTGGGGCTCTGGACAGACTTCACTATGAGAAAGACCCCTGCGTGAAGTACGACATCGGCCGTAAACTCTGGATTTACCTGCACCGCAGTCGCAGTCAAGAGGAGTTTG AGAGGATCCACCAGgctcaagctgctgctgcaaaagcTCGAAAAGCCCTGCAGCAGAAACCTAAACCTGCATCCAAGCCT AAGTCTGGGAGTAAAGACGGAGGCAGTAAAACTCCGGGATGTCTGGAGGCAGGACAGGAGATCGGCTCCATTCCCATGTCACCAACCCCGACCACACCCACCATAAACACACCTGGAACCCCGAAGTCACCCTTACCCTGCGTAGCCACCACGCCAACAAAGACTGGAGTCCCTGATACAATCAAATCCAGCCCAGG TGTTCTTCTTGTGTCGCCACCCTCGTTGCCCCAGCTGGGAGCCATCTTACCCAGCAGTCAGGCTGGCCCAGCAGCTTCGCAGGCGGTCACATCCCAGCACTCGGCTCGGATAGTGAGTCACCTGGCGGCAGGCTCCCTCCCTCAGGTGCGGGTGGTTTCGGCTCAGCCTGGTCTGGGTTCTTCAGCGGGAAGTCAGCAGGCCACACTGGTGCATCAGACCCCTCACCAGATCAGGATGCCGGTGTCAGTGGCAGCCAAGGGCATTTCACAG GCAGTGGTTTCTGTGCCTCTGAGGAGTCAGTCCTCCAGTAGTCCTGTCCAGGCGCCGACCACCCTGTCTGTATCTGCTGTAGCTGTGGCCAAACCTCACACTGGGTCACCTGGTAGCCCGGCCAACAACCCTGCTTCCCCTGCTGTGCTGCAAGGGGTCGCCAGCCCGAATATCAAACAG gTGTCCATCACAGGCCAGTTGGGAATGAAGACTCCAGGAGGAGCAGGAATCCCGATAACGGCTACAAACCTGCGCATCCAGGGCAAAGATGTCCTACGTCTTCCACCATCCTCCATCACCACCGACGCTAAGGGCCAGACGGTGCTGCGGATCACCCCAGACATGATGGCAACTCTTGCCAAATCACCCGTTGCGACTGTCAAGCTCACCCCTGACTTCCTGAGCACGGCCACCACGGGCAGCAAGAGCATATCGGCCACTCTCCATGTGACGCCGCCCCACCCTtcaccttcctctgcctccagtGCCACATCCTGCACAGGGGAGATACAGACCTCTAAAGCAGGCCCTGTTGCCTCCACCTTGTTGAAGGCTGCAGGAGACACAGCCATACGTCTGATGCCCACACTGGCTGTCACTGTGGGTGACCAGAAATCTCGGACCTTCTCCACCGTGTCCTCTCCCGACAAGAGTGGCGCCACCATTCGGATAATGCCAGGCCTCGGTGTTATTCCGCAGAAACAGGGTCAGACCATCACAATGACGACCACCACTGGCGGCAAACCACTCACAGCGTCTACATGTGCTAATGTAGTGACCATGCCTGCCAGTGTTGTGGCCGGTGCCAAGGGGATCACAGTGGCTCCTGGAGCCTCGGGCTCACCTCTGACACTGGGAACAGCTACAGCCACTGTGCGGCAGGTCCCTGCCACTGTGGTGACGACACAAACA GGGAAGTTACCTGCACGGATAACTGTGcccctctctgtcctcaacCAACCACTGAAGAGCAAGAGTGTTGTGACCACACCTATAGTGAAAGGAAGTTTAAACACAAA catcagcagtctGGGCAGGAACATCATCCTGACCACCATGCCTGCTGGCACGAAGCTGATCGCAGGGAACAAACCAGTCAGCTTcgtcacagcacagcagttgcagcagctacagcagcagggACAGGCCACGCAG GTCCGCATCCAGACGGTGCAAgcgcagcagctccagcagcacatgGCAGCAGGCTCGCCGAAATCTGTTTCCACAGTTGTGGTCACAACAGCACCTTCACCCAAATGTTCCACTGACCCCCCGCCTGCGCCTCATCAGTGA
- the nfrkb gene encoding nuclear factor related to kappa-B-binding protein isoform X2, whose protein sequence is MDALTDMLTDPLDPKEENDGQITEECMLGNCRVNLPEDLLEDPEIFFSVMSESTWSEVLSDSQRQHLRQFLPQFPDNNVAEQDSTISDLFNNRDFNFGNPLHLAQKLFRDGYFNPEVVKYRQLCAKSQRKRHLYSLQQYYHRLLKQILVSRKELLEFALHNGLDFPPKRKLPSKTHAEMREPRVRRRLSRILKEVKTECGDSNASSDDDDISLWTPAPQSPSSPTPVSLRVLPSLSTQDMKISEKIELGEQDLKAMLQNHREKRKRQPDHPDLMTSDIHLGDILSRTNIGRKGAMPLFDLSLPKKKIKDERRKKKMRTIKVESEDPCEILAPSDTPSAPPANIINSLPDTPSTPLPNIKEEIVEESQSSPVTVEEIAVSFFSLLENILRADSLCSTSMLEDKVQMWQSSAASSLNVWFSAVPCWSDLVLQALQFLAGETKDGMMALPSGFAPFVEFADESQQWRWIGPTQDTEKDLSALCQLWLDSKDLVVKTENEDMLEITSPTPRVSTDYVVRPSTGDERQVFQIQEQQRYNQPHKAFTFRMHGFESVVGPVKGVFDKEMSLNKAREHTLLRSDRPPYVTILSLVRDAAARLPNGEGTRAEICELLKDSQFLAPDVTSAQVNTVVSGALDRLHYEKDPCVKYDIGRKLWIYLHRSRSQEEFERIHQAQAAAAKARKALQQKPKPASKPKSGSKDGGSKTPGCLEAGQEIGSIPMSPTPTTPTINTPGTPKSPLPCVATTPTKTGVPDTIKSSPGVLLVSPPSLPQLGAILPSSQAGPAASQAVTSQHSARIVSHLAAGSLPQVRVVSAQPGLGSSAGSQQATLVHQTPHQIRMPVSVAAKGISQAVVSVPLRSQSSSSPVQAPTTLSVSAVAVAKPHTGSPGSPANNPASPAVLQGVASPNIKQVSITGQLGMKTPGGAGIPITATNLRIQGKDVLRLPPSSITTDAKGQTVLRITPDMMATLAKSPVATVKLTPDFLSTATTGSKSISATLHVTPPHPSPSSASSATSCTGEIQTSKAGPVASTLLKAAGDTAIRLMPTLAVTVGDQKSRTFSTVSSPDKSGATIRIMPGLGVIPQKQGQTITMTTTTGGKPLTASTCANVVTMPASVVAGAKGITVAPGASGSPLTLGTATATVRQVPATVVTTQTGKLPARITVPLSVLNQPLKSKSVVTTPIVKGSLNTNISSLGRNIILTTMPAGTKLIAGNKPVSFVTAQQLQQLQQQGQATQVRIQTVQAQQLQQHMAAGSPKSVSTVVVTTAPSPKCSTDPPPAPHQ, encoded by the exons atggaTGCCCTCACCGACATGCTTACTGATCCTCTTGATCCAAAAGAAGAAAACGATGGACAAATCACAGAGGAATGCATGCTGGGGAACTGTAGGGTGAACCTCCCAGAGGACCTGCTTGAGGAC CCTGAAATCTTCTTCTCTGTGATGAGCGAAAGCACCTGGAGTGAAGTACTGTCGGATTCCCAAAGGCAGCATCTTCGTCAGTTCTTGCCACAGTTTCCTGACAACAATGTTGCAGAGCAGGACAGCACCATCAGCGACCTATTCAACAACAGAGACTTTAACTTCGGAAATCCCCTTCATCTTGCACAAAAATTATTCAGAG ATGGTTACTTCAATCCTGAGGTGGTGAAGTACAGACAACTTTGTGCCAAGTCGCAGAGAAAGCGACACTTGTACTCCCTTCAGCAGTATTACCACAGACTGTTGAAGCAGATCCTCGTTTCCAGAAAG gagctgctggagtTCGCGCTTCACAATGGTCTGGACTTTCCACCAAAAAGAAAGTTACCGTCCAAGACTCATGCTGAAATGCGGGAGCCAAGGGTGAGAAGAAGATTGAGCCGCATATTGAAGGAAGTCAAAACTGAGTGTGGAGATAGCAATGCTTCATCTGATGATGACG ACATTTCATTATGGACTCCGGCACCACAGTCCCCTTCCTCTCCGACGCCTGTCTCGCTCAGAGTTCTTCCCAGCCTCTCCACCCAGGACATGAAGATTAGTG AAAAAATAGAACTAGGGGAGCAGGACTTGAAGGCCATGCTGCAAAACCATCGAGAGAAGAGGAAGCGACAGCCA GACCATCCAGACTTGATGACGTCTGATATTCACCTTGGAGACATACTCTCAAGAACGAATATTGGTCGGAAGGGGGCTATGC cactCTTTGATCTGTCTCTGCCTAAGAAGAAGATaaaagatgagaggaggaagaagaaaatgaggacCATAAAAGTGGAATCTGAGGATCCCTGTGAAATTCTTGCCCCTTCAGACactccatcagctccaccaGCCAACATCATCAACTCCCTGCCGGACACACCCTCTACTCCACTGCCCAACATCAAGGAGGA AATTGTGGAGGAGTCTCAGAGCAGCCCGGTTACAGTCGAGGAAATAGCCGTCAGCTTCTTCAGCTTGTTGGAGAACATCTTAAGGGCAGACAGTCTTTGCAGTACTTCAATG TTGGAGGACAAAGTTCAAATGTGGCAGTCGTCTGCAGCCAGCTCGCTCAACGTGTGGTTTTCGGCCGTGCCTTGTTGGTCTGACTTGGTTCTTCAAGCCCTGCAGTTCCTTGCGGGAGAGACTAAAG ATGGCATGATGGCGCTGCCCAGTGGCTTTGCTCCATTTGTGGAATTTGCTGATGAATCTCAGCAGTGGAGGTGGATTG GCCCCACTCAGGATACAGAGAAGGATCTCAGtgctctctgtcagctgtggCTGGACTCCAAAGATTTAGTTGTCAAG acagaaaatgaggacATGCTGGAGATTACTTCTCCCACACCAAGAGT TTCAACTGATTATGTGGTGCGACCCAGCACTGGAGATGAGAGACAAGTGTTTCAAATCCAG GAGCAGCAGCGATACAACCAGCCGCATAAAGCTTTCACCTTTCGAATGCACGGCTTTGAATCTGTGGTGGGGCCGGTTAAAGGGGTGTTTGATAAAGAGATGTCTCTCAACAAAGCCAGGGAGCACACGCTGCTCCGCTCAGACCGTCCACCATACGTCACCATTCTCTCTCTGG TGCGGGACGCAGCGGCCAGGTTACCCAATGGAGAAGGAACAAGGGCAGAGATCTGCGAACTGTTGAAAGACTCACAGTTTCTTGCTCCAGATGTCACCAGTGCACAG GTGAACACGGTTGTGAGTGGGGCTCTGGACAGACTTCACTATGAGAAAGACCCCTGCGTGAAGTACGACATCGGCCGTAAACTCTGGATTTACCTGCACCGCAGTCGCAGTCAAGAGGAGTTTG AGAGGATCCACCAGgctcaagctgctgctgcaaaagcTCGAAAAGCCCTGCAGCAGAAACCTAAACCTGCATCCAAGCCT AAGTCTGGGAGTAAAGACGGAGGCAGTAAAACTCCGGGATGTCTGGAGGCAGGACAGGAGATCGGCTCCATTCCCATGTCACCAACCCCGACCACACCCACCATAAACACACCTGGAACCCCGAAGTCACCCTTACCCTGCGTAGCCACCACGCCAACAAAGACTGGAGTCCCTGATACAATCAAATCCAGCCCAGG TGTTCTTCTTGTGTCGCCACCCTCGTTGCCCCAGCTGGGAGCCATCTTACCCAGCAGTCAGGCTGGCCCAGCAGCTTCGCAGGCGGTCACATCCCAGCACTCGGCTCGGATAGTGAGTCACCTGGCGGCAGGCTCCCTCCCTCAGGTGCGGGTGGTTTCGGCTCAGCCTGGTCTGGGTTCTTCAGCGGGAAGTCAGCAGGCCACACTGGTGCATCAGACCCCTCACCAGATCAGGATGCCGGTGTCAGTGGCAGCCAAGGGCATTTCACAG GCAGTGGTTTCTGTGCCTCTGAGGAGTCAGTCCTCCAGTAGTCCTGTCCAGGCGCCGACCACCCTGTCTGTATCTGCTGTAGCTGTGGCCAAACCTCACACTGGGTCACCTGGTAGCCCGGCCAACAACCCTGCTTCCCCTGCTGTGCTGCAAGGGGTCGCCAGCCCGAATATCAAACAG gTGTCCATCACAGGCCAGTTGGGAATGAAGACTCCAGGAGGAGCAGGAATCCCGATAACGGCTACAAACCTGCGCATCCAGGGCAAAGATGTCCTACGTCTTCCACCATCCTCCATCACCACCGACGCTAAGGGCCAGACGGTGCTGCGGATCACCCCAGACATGATGGCAACTCTTGCCAAATCACCCGTTGCGACTGTCAAGCTCACCCCTGACTTCCTGAGCACGGCCACCACGGGCAGCAAGAGCATATCGGCCACTCTCCATGTGACGCCGCCCCACCCTtcaccttcctctgcctccagtGCCACATCCTGCACAGGGGAGATACAGACCTCTAAAGCAGGCCCTGTTGCCTCCACCTTGTTGAAGGCTGCAGGAGACACAGCCATACGTCTGATGCCCACACTGGCTGTCACTGTGGGTGACCAGAAATCTCGGACCTTCTCCACCGTGTCCTCTCCCGACAAGAGTGGCGCCACCATTCGGATAATGCCAGGCCTCGGTGTTATTCCGCAGAAACAGGGTCAGACCATCACAATGACGACCACCACTGGCGGCAAACCACTCACAGCGTCTACATGTGCTAATGTAGTGACCATGCCTGCCAGTGTTGTGGCCGGTGCCAAGGGGATCACAGTGGCTCCTGGAGCCTCGGGCTCACCTCTGACACTGGGAACAGCTACAGCCACTGTGCGGCAGGTCCCTGCCACTGTGGTGACGACACAAACA GGGAAGTTACCTGCACGGATAACTGTGcccctctctgtcctcaacCAACCACTGAAGAGCAAGAGTGTTGTGACCACACCTATAGTGAAAGGAAGTTTAAACACAAA catcagcagtctGGGCAGGAACATCATCCTGACCACCATGCCTGCTGGCACGAAGCTGATCGCAGGGAACAAACCAGTCAGCTTcgtcacagcacagcagttgcagcagctacagcagcagggACAGGCCACGCAG GTCCGCATCCAGACGGTGCAAgcgcagcagctccagcagcacatgGCAGCAGGCTCGCCGAAATCTGTTTCCACAGTTGTGGTCACAACAGCACCTTCACCCAAATGTTCCACTGACCCCCCGCCTGCGCCTCATCAGTGA